A portion of the Streptomyces sp. YPW6 genome contains these proteins:
- the typA gene encoding translational GTPase TypA, whose translation MPTRHDIRNVAIVAHVDHGKTTLVDAMLKQAGSFAAHAAESLDDRMMDSNDLEREKGITILAKNTAVKYHPKDGGDPITINIIDTPGHADFGGEVERGLSMVDAVVLLVDASEGPLPQTRFVLRKALAARMPVILCINKTDRPDSRIAEVVDETYDLFLDLDADEDQIEFPIVYACARDGVASLTKPEDGTVPQDSDNLEPFFSTILAHVPAPEFDEAAPLQAHVTNLDADNFLGRIALCRVEQGELRKGQTVTWIKRDGTMSNVRITELLMTEALTRKPAEVAGPGDICAIAGIPDIMIGETLADPENPIALPLITVDEPAISMTIGTNTSPLVGKGGKGHKVTARQVKDRLDRELIGNVSLRVLDTERPDAWEVQGRGELALAILVEQMRREGFELTVGKPEVVTKQVDGKTYEPIERMTIDSPEEHLGAITQLMATRKGRMETMTNHGSGWVRMEWIVPSRGLIGFRTEFLTQTRGTGIAHSIFEGHEPWFGDLRTRHNGSLVADRAGSVTPFAMVNLQERGVIFTEAGTEVYEGMIIGENSRADDMDVNITKEKKLTNMRAASADTTENVVPARKLSLEQSLEFCREDECIEVTPETVRIRKVVLDQRERSRAASRAKHG comes from the coding sequence ATGCCCACGCGCCACGACATCCGTAACGTAGCCATCGTCGCCCACGTCGACCACGGCAAGACCACGCTGGTCGACGCCATGCTGAAGCAGGCCGGCTCCTTCGCCGCGCACGCTGCCGAGTCGCTCGACGACCGCATGATGGACTCGAACGACCTGGAGCGTGAGAAGGGCATCACGATCCTCGCCAAGAACACGGCGGTGAAGTATCACCCCAAGGACGGCGGGGACCCGATCACGATCAACATCATCGACACCCCCGGTCACGCCGACTTCGGTGGCGAGGTCGAGCGTGGTCTGTCGATGGTGGACGCCGTCGTGCTGCTCGTCGACGCCTCCGAGGGCCCGCTGCCCCAGACCCGCTTCGTGCTGCGCAAGGCGCTGGCCGCGCGGATGCCGGTCATCCTCTGCATCAACAAGACGGACCGCCCCGACTCCCGGATCGCCGAGGTCGTCGACGAGACGTACGACCTGTTCCTGGACCTGGACGCGGACGAGGACCAGATCGAGTTCCCGATCGTCTACGCCTGCGCCCGTGACGGCGTCGCCTCGCTGACCAAGCCCGAGGACGGCACCGTCCCGCAGGACAGCGACAACCTGGAGCCGTTCTTCAGCACGATCCTGGCGCACGTCCCGGCCCCCGAGTTCGACGAGGCCGCGCCGCTCCAGGCCCACGTCACCAACCTGGACGCGGACAACTTCCTCGGCCGTATCGCGCTCTGCCGCGTCGAGCAGGGCGAGCTCCGCAAGGGCCAGACCGTCACGTGGATCAAGCGCGACGGCACCATGTCCAACGTCCGCATCACCGAACTGCTGATGACGGAGGCGCTCACCCGCAAGCCCGCCGAGGTGGCGGGCCCCGGTGACATCTGCGCCATCGCCGGTATCCCGGACATCATGATCGGCGAGACGCTGGCCGACCCGGAGAACCCGATCGCGCTGCCGCTGATCACGGTCGACGAGCCCGCCATCTCGATGACCATCGGCACCAACACCTCGCCGCTCGTCGGCAAGGGCGGCAAGGGCCACAAGGTCACCGCCCGTCAGGTGAAGGACCGTCTGGACCGCGAGCTGATCGGTAACGTCTCGCTCCGCGTCCTGGACACCGAGCGCCCCGACGCCTGGGAGGTCCAGGGCCGTGGTGAGCTGGCGCTCGCCATCCTGGTCGAGCAGATGCGCCGCGAGGGCTTCGAGCTGACCGTCGGCAAGCCCGAGGTCGTCACCAAGCAGGTCGACGGCAAGACGTACGAGCCGATCGAGCGCATGACGATCGACTCCCCCGAGGAGCACCTCGGCGCCATCACCCAGCTCATGGCGACCCGCAAGGGGCGCATGGAGACCATGACGAACCACGGCTCCGGCTGGGTGCGCATGGAGTGGATCGTCCCGTCCCGCGGCCTCATCGGCTTCCGTACGGAGTTCCTGACCCAGACCCGCGGCACCGGCATCGCGCACTCCATCTTCGAGGGCCACGAGCCGTGGTTCGGCGATCTGCGCACCCGTCACAACGGTTCGCTGGTCGCCGACCGCGCGGGCTCGGTCACGCCGTTCGCGATGGTCAACCTCCAGGAGCGCGGTGTCATCTTCACCGAGGCCGGCACCGAGGTGTACGAGGGCATGATCATCGGCGAGAACTCCCGCGCCGACGACATGGACGTCAACATCACCAAGGAGAAGAAGCTCACCAACATGCGTGCGGCCTCCGCGGACACCACGGAGAACGTGGTCCCGGCCCGCAAGCTGTCGCTGGAGCAGTCCCTGGAGTTCTGCCGCGAGGACGAGTGCATCGAGGTGACCCCGGAGACCGTGCGTATCCGCAAGGTCGTCCTGGACCAGCGCGAGCGCAGCCGCGCCGCCTCGCGCGCCAAGCACGGCTGA
- a CDS encoding ABC transporter family substrate-binding protein — protein MSHVGVPRGTVRKRRSLALLTAGVLTIPVLAGCSSGGEETSRGVPQDIAPAARETVADGSTANWAVDALPATFNVFQADADSATTRITGALLPTLFPMDRTGRPKLNPDYLESAKIIEREPRQVVLYKLNQQAVWSDGREIGAPDFVAQWRALRGKDSAFWTARNAGYERIEKIERGADDLQVRVTFSKPYADWRALFSPLYPKEITGSPDAFNDGARTTLKNTAGPFVLRGVSKSKGTVTLARNPRWWGDRAKLDTLVFRAVAPKDRTEALAEGTVDIADIDAATADRITLARRDRGGNGQPLNHGPGSEITPAQALRSWALAHGSDEEAAETAQAARKKNRKAVAAYATEQKALRDFAVRKSLEPAYTQLALNGESGPLADDRVRRAVARALDREELAQTVLGPLGLPAKPLGSHLALAGQPGYKDGSGALGEQNTKEAQALLADAGWTRGGAAEPPKDTKAGSEAEKKGGKDDEAEAEKKTAEDEKDAKDAKDAKSEKDGKKAEEDGAEDSAAEREKDDRDSEDSAASREEGLYIVGDDNKPGAPAPAAANAASAGHVLAPARTAAVQGTALLRQAGLLAEDGAVAATDKQRGGAAGAYAPVGTAAPAPAAAKGQLGKDGKTLTLRFVLPSGPGSQSLRSVGDKIAAMLEKIGVGTEITKVPDESYFKDHIASGAYDLALYSWPATAYPATDGRPIYAKPEPATDGSLLVEQNYTRVGTDHIDQLFDKAAAELDEKAARELMKQADARIWAAAGSIPLFQRPQLVAVDKKLANVGAFGFAAPRYQDIGFKNRQAAGSPADRKK, from the coding sequence ATGTCCCACGTCGGCGTCCCGCGCGGGACGGTCCGAAAGCGCCGATCGCTCGCGCTCCTCACGGCGGGGGTGCTCACGATCCCCGTGCTGGCGGGGTGCAGCTCCGGCGGCGAGGAGACCTCCCGCGGCGTGCCCCAGGACATCGCGCCCGCCGCCCGCGAGACGGTCGCCGACGGTTCGACGGCGAACTGGGCGGTCGACGCGCTGCCCGCCACCTTCAACGTCTTCCAGGCGGACGCGGACAGCGCCACCACCCGGATCACCGGAGCCCTGCTGCCGACCCTCTTCCCGATGGACCGGACGGGGCGGCCGAAGCTCAACCCGGACTACCTGGAGTCCGCGAAGATCATCGAGCGGGAGCCCCGGCAGGTCGTGCTCTACAAGCTCAACCAGCAGGCGGTGTGGAGCGACGGGCGGGAGATCGGGGCCCCCGACTTCGTCGCCCAGTGGCGGGCGCTGCGGGGCAAGGACTCCGCGTTCTGGACCGCGCGCAACGCTGGTTACGAGCGCATCGAGAAGATCGAGCGGGGCGCGGACGACCTCCAGGTGCGGGTCACGTTCTCCAAGCCGTACGCCGACTGGCGCGCGCTGTTCTCGCCGCTCTACCCGAAGGAGATCACCGGGTCGCCGGACGCCTTCAACGACGGCGCGCGGACCACCCTGAAGAACACCGCCGGGCCCTTCGTCCTGCGCGGCGTCAGCAAGTCCAAGGGCACCGTCACGCTGGCCCGCAACCCGCGCTGGTGGGGCGACAGGGCCAAGCTGGACACCCTCGTCTTCCGGGCGGTCGCCCCGAAGGACCGCACCGAGGCCCTCGCCGAGGGGACGGTGGACATCGCCGACATCGACGCGGCCACCGCCGACCGCATCACCCTCGCCCGCCGCGACCGGGGCGGCAACGGCCAGCCCCTCAACCACGGTCCGGGCTCCGAGATCACCCCCGCCCAGGCCCTGCGCTCCTGGGCCCTGGCGCACGGCTCCGACGAGGAGGCGGCGGAGACCGCGCAGGCCGCCCGGAAGAAGAACCGCAAGGCCGTCGCCGCGTACGCCACGGAGCAGAAGGCCCTGCGCGACTTCGCCGTACGCAAGTCCCTGGAGCCCGCCTACACCCAGCTCGCGCTGAACGGCGAGTCCGGCCCGCTCGCCGACGACCGGGTCCGCCGGGCCGTCGCCCGCGCCCTGGACCGTGAGGAGCTGGCCCAGACCGTGCTGGGGCCGCTGGGCCTGCCGGCGAAGCCGCTCGGCAGCCACCTCGCCCTCGCCGGGCAGCCCGGCTACAAGGACGGCAGCGGGGCGCTCGGCGAGCAGAACACCAAGGAGGCCCAGGCCCTGCTGGCGGACGCCGGCTGGACCCGGGGCGGTGCGGCCGAGCCGCCCAAGGACACCAAGGCGGGCAGCGAGGCGGAGAAGAAGGGCGGCAAGGACGACGAGGCCGAGGCGGAGAAGAAGACCGCCGAGGACGAGAAGGACGCCAAGGACGCCAAGGACGCCAAGAGCGAGAAGGACGGGAAGAAGGCCGAGGAGGACGGCGCCGAGGACTCCGCCGCCGAGCGCGAGAAGGACGACCGGGACTCCGAGGACAGCGCCGCCTCCCGCGAGGAGGGCCTCTACATCGTCGGCGACGACAACAAGCCCGGCGCCCCCGCTCCCGCCGCGGCGAACGCCGCCTCCGCCGGTCACGTCCTGGCCCCCGCCCGGACCGCCGCGGTCCAGGGCACCGCCCTGCTCCGCCAGGCCGGTCTCCTCGCCGAGGACGGCGCCGTCGCCGCCACCGACAAGCAGCGCGGGGGAGCCGCCGGGGCGTACGCCCCCGTCGGAACGGCCGCCCCGGCGCCCGCCGCGGCCAAGGGGCAGCTCGGCAAGGACGGCAAGACGCTGACCCTGCGCTTCGTCCTCCCCTCCGGGCCCGGCTCCCAGTCGCTGCGCAGCGTCGGCGACAAGATCGCCGCGATGCTGGAGAAGATCGGGGTCGGCACGGAGATCACCAAGGTCCCCGACGAGAGCTACTTCAAGGACCACATCGCCTCCGGCGCGTACGATCTGGCGCTGTACTCCTGGCCGGCCACCGCCTACCCCGCCACCGACGGACGTCCGATCTACGCCAAGCCGGAGCCGGCCACCGACGGCTCCCTCCTGGTGGAGCAGAACTACACCCGGGTCGGCACCGACCACATCGACCAGCTCTTCGACAAGGCCGCCGCCGAGCTGGACGAGAAGGCGGCCCGGGAGCTGATGAAGCAGGCGGACGCCCGGATCTGGGCCGCCGCCGGATCGATTCCGCTCTTCCAGCGACCGCAGCTCGTCGCGGTCGACAAGAAGCTCGCGAACGTCGGGGCGTTCGGCTTCGCCGCCCCCCGGTACCAGGACATCGGGTTCAAGAACCGGCAAGCGGCCGGTTCCCCCGCAGACCGCAAGAAGTAG
- a CDS encoding LacI family DNA-binding transcriptional regulator: MSAPTVYDVAERSGVSIATVSRVYRNPDSVRARTREKVMEAARELGYVPSGSARGLASRTTGVLGLCFPDYADPDAESAAAASDADDDQAVMLYSDQIIRGMERAARRHGYALLIAASLDGGPESLVAKVAGRVDGFAVLARTVPTADLEVISRRLPVVMLAGPREIDHLDHIVVANTEGEGELTRHLIEDHGLRRLAFIGGEEQAPDAEARFRGFQEACRDAGLPAPSRPEVRAGMMTQAEGALAADALLDRSEGTGVERPEAMLFANDQMAVGALQALERRGVRVPEDMAVTGFDGIPLSRLVRPPLTTVRQPIRRLGEEAVELLVQRLADPGRAPVSLELPVSVTRRASCGCA; encoded by the coding sequence GTGAGCGCCCCCACGGTGTACGACGTCGCCGAGCGGTCGGGCGTCTCCATTGCCACGGTCTCCCGGGTCTACCGGAACCCCGATTCCGTACGCGCCCGGACCCGCGAGAAGGTCATGGAGGCGGCCCGCGAGCTGGGGTACGTACCGAGCGGCAGCGCCCGGGGCCTGGCCAGCCGGACGACGGGCGTGCTCGGGCTGTGCTTCCCGGACTACGCGGACCCGGACGCCGAGTCCGCGGCGGCGGCGAGCGACGCGGATGACGACCAGGCCGTCATGCTCTACTCCGACCAGATCATCCGGGGCATGGAACGGGCGGCCCGGCGGCACGGTTACGCCCTGTTGATCGCCGCCTCGCTGGACGGCGGCCCGGAGAGCCTGGTGGCGAAGGTGGCGGGCCGGGTCGACGGATTCGCCGTACTGGCGCGGACCGTGCCGACCGCGGACCTGGAGGTGATATCGCGCCGGCTGCCCGTGGTGATGCTCGCCGGGCCGCGCGAGATCGACCACCTGGACCACATCGTGGTGGCCAACACCGAGGGCGAAGGCGAACTGACCCGCCATCTGATCGAGGACCACGGACTGCGCCGGCTGGCGTTCATCGGCGGCGAGGAGCAGGCGCCGGACGCCGAGGCCCGGTTCCGGGGCTTTCAGGAGGCATGCCGGGACGCAGGCCTTCCGGCGCCCTCCCGGCCGGAGGTGCGCGCGGGGATGATGACGCAGGCCGAGGGCGCACTGGCGGCGGACGCCCTGCTGGACCGATCCGAGGGTACGGGGGTGGAGCGGCCGGAGGCGATGCTGTTCGCCAACGACCAGATGGCGGTCGGGGCGCTCCAGGCGCTGGAGCGGCGCGGGGTGCGGGTCCCCGAGGACATGGCGGTGACCGGATTCGACGGTATCCCGCTGAGCCGTCTGGTCCGCCCGCCCCTGACGACCGTCCGCCAGCCGATCCGGCGGCTGGGCGAGGAGGCGGTGGAGCTCCTGGTCCAACGCCTGGCCGACCCGGGCCGCGCCCCGGTCTCCCTGGAGCTTCCGGTCTCGGTGACCCGCCGGGCGAGCTGCGGCTGCGCCTGA
- a CDS encoding acetylxylan esterase: MASSAELSHDFPFDPAYGYDAPDALLRVPAPPAPDDFDAFWRDRYARARAVDPRPVLGPVEEERDGVRVHGVTFTSVGGVRLGGWLALPVEGPVRYGCVVGHGYGGRSAPGRALPAPLPGAAVILPCVRGMGERSRVDGIPDAADAHVLHGIGSRASYVIGDCAADLWCAASALTALVPALAASGQPGGPRLGYLGESFGGGLGALALPWDDRFGAAQLTVPTFGNHPLRLTLPCAGSGEAVRAYHREHPEVTEVLRYFDAATAATRLTLPTFVAAALFDPSVPPPGQFAVHNALAGERELQVLTAGHFAYRGMVAEAAELDARRTRFFGEWLGSAGSG, from the coding sequence ATGGCCTCATCCGCCGAGCTCTCCCACGACTTCCCGTTCGACCCGGCCTACGGATACGACGCGCCGGACGCGCTGTTGAGGGTCCCCGCCCCGCCCGCCCCCGACGACTTCGACGCGTTCTGGCGCGACCGGTACGCGCGAGCCCGTGCGGTGGACCCGCGGCCGGTCCTCGGGCCGGTGGAGGAGGAGCGCGACGGGGTCCGCGTCCACGGGGTCACCTTCACCTCCGTGGGCGGCGTCCGGCTCGGCGGCTGGCTCGCGCTTCCCGTCGAGGGGCCGGTCCGGTACGGATGCGTCGTCGGGCACGGGTACGGCGGCCGCAGCGCCCCCGGCCGTGCCCTGCCCGCGCCGCTGCCCGGGGCCGCCGTGATCCTGCCGTGCGTACGGGGCATGGGGGAGCGGAGCCGGGTGGACGGCATCCCGGACGCGGCCGACGCCCACGTCCTGCACGGCATCGGCTCCCGCGCGTCGTACGTCATCGGGGACTGCGCGGCCGACCTGTGGTGCGCCGCCTCCGCCCTCACCGCGCTGGTACCCGCGCTGGCGGCGAGCGGACAGCCGGGCGGGCCCCGCCTCGGCTATCTCGGCGAGAGCTTCGGCGGCGGGCTCGGGGCCCTCGCGCTGCCCTGGGACGACCGCTTCGGCGCGGCCCAGCTCACCGTCCCCACCTTCGGCAACCACCCGCTGCGGCTGACCCTGCCCTGCGCGGGCAGCGGCGAGGCGGTCCGGGCGTACCACCGCGAACACCCCGAGGTCACGGAGGTCCTGCGCTACTTCGACGCGGCGACGGCGGCGACCCGGCTGACCCTGCCCACGTTCGTCGCGGCCGCGCTGTTCGATCCGTCGGTGCCGCCGCCGGGGCAGTTCGCCGTACACAACGCGCTGGCCGGGGAGCGCGAGCTCCAGGTGCTGACGGCGGGGCACTTCGCGTACCGGGGGATGGTGGCCGAGGCGGCGGAACTCGACGCCCGGCGGACGCGGTTCTTCGGGGAGTGGCTGGGGTCGGCGGGCAGCGGCTGA
- a CDS encoding sugar ABC transporter substrate-binding protein, giving the protein MSRIARTAPAGIALALAVTLSACGSSGGDVAADEQQTLTVWAMGAEGEKLADVAEVYEKANPNITVKVTPIGWDVAHQKLVSAAAAGTLPDMAQMGGSYLGEFAELGVLEPVDTEVFDKKDFFPAGWEQGEVDGTAYGVPWYVDTRVLYYRTDLAEKAGVRRAPANWQELQDLASAYQKKAGTKWGLSIQPSGLDTVQNFSSFLYSAGGEIVDDKGEAVIDSPEAVKALKEYGSYFDKGLANKSVQPGYDVVKDFGNGRVPMFFGGPWHVTLLDEGQPQIKGKWAIAPVPADASSTSMAGGSSLVVSKDSEHKAAATEFIQYLTDTKGQADWYERTKDLPANTSAWESGALADDAALQIFKQQMDTAKSSPSLANWTEITDKVDQAIAKVTQGKASAEDALKTAQSEIEGLVKQ; this is encoded by the coding sequence ATGTCCCGCATCGCCAGAACCGCTCCCGCCGGCATAGCGCTCGCCCTCGCCGTGACCCTTTCCGCCTGCGGCTCCTCCGGCGGCGACGTCGCGGCCGACGAGCAGCAGACGCTGACCGTGTGGGCGATGGGGGCGGAGGGCGAGAAGCTCGCGGACGTGGCCGAGGTCTACGAGAAGGCCAACCCGAACATCACCGTGAAGGTGACCCCGATCGGCTGGGACGTCGCCCACCAGAAGCTCGTCTCCGCAGCGGCGGCGGGCACCCTGCCCGACATGGCGCAGATGGGCGGCAGTTACCTGGGCGAGTTCGCCGAGCTGGGCGTGCTGGAGCCGGTGGACACCGAGGTCTTCGACAAAAAGGACTTCTTCCCGGCGGGCTGGGAGCAGGGCGAGGTGGACGGCACCGCGTACGGCGTGCCGTGGTACGTCGACACCCGCGTCCTCTACTACCGCACGGACCTCGCCGAGAAGGCGGGCGTGCGCCGGGCCCCGGCGAACTGGCAGGAGCTCCAGGACCTGGCCTCCGCCTACCAGAAGAAGGCCGGTACGAAGTGGGGGCTGTCCATCCAGCCCAGCGGGCTGGACACCGTGCAGAACTTCTCCTCCTTCCTGTACTCGGCGGGCGGAGAGATCGTCGACGACAAGGGCGAGGCGGTCATCGACAGCCCGGAGGCGGTCAAGGCGCTGAAGGAGTACGGCAGTTACTTCGACAAGGGCCTCGCCAACAAGTCCGTCCAGCCCGGCTACGACGTGGTGAAGGACTTCGGCAACGGCCGGGTCCCGATGTTCTTCGGCGGCCCCTGGCACGTGACGCTGCTCGACGAGGGCCAGCCGCAGATCAAGGGCAAGTGGGCCATCGCTCCCGTTCCGGCGGACGCCTCCTCCACCTCCATGGCCGGGGGTTCCTCGCTCGTCGTCTCCAAGGACAGCGAACACAAGGCGGCGGCGACCGAGTTCATCCAGTACCTGACCGACACGAAGGGTCAGGCCGACTGGTACGAGCGGACGAAGGACCTGCCCGCCAACACCTCCGCGTGGGAGTCCGGCGCGCTCGCCGACGACGCCGCCCTCCAGATCTTCAAGCAGCAGATGGACACCGCCAAGTCCTCGCCGTCCCTGGCCAACTGGACCGAGATCACCGACAAGGTGGACCAGGCCATCGCCAAGGTGACGCAGGGCAAGGCTTCCGCCGAGGACGCGCTGAAGACCGCGCAGTCCGAGATCGAAGGCCTCGTGAAGCAGTAG
- a CDS encoding carbohydrate ABC transporter permease, which translates to MSTSTTTTGKAARPAKAGGAPPSAPGRGRRKRTLGVQNAAGWLFSTPFLVLFAVFMAFPILATLAMSFTDFGLRNVTRPWEAEFIGFENYVELFGDEKFLTSLFNTGYFVVVGVPLTIGIGLVVAVLLNNGIDRARTFFRVGFYAPVVTTIVAVAVVWRFVLDPSDGLIAGLFSEVGWTAPDFLGSETLAMPSLIVMAVWRNVGTVMVLFIAGLQAIPTEVREAAKLDGASVWHEFRSITVPLLRPTVLYATVITTIGYLNVFEEPFVMTQGGPSDSTLTVSLNMYREGFNFFHMGYASAMAYVLFVVIMGITVLQLRLLKDNTK; encoded by the coding sequence ATGAGCACCTCGACCACCACGACCGGGAAGGCCGCACGGCCCGCGAAGGCGGGGGGCGCACCGCCCTCCGCCCCGGGCCGCGGCCGCCGCAAGCGGACGCTGGGCGTGCAGAACGCGGCGGGCTGGCTGTTCTCCACCCCGTTCCTCGTCCTGTTCGCCGTCTTCATGGCGTTCCCGATCCTCGCCACGCTGGCGATGAGCTTCACCGACTTCGGGCTGCGCAACGTGACGCGCCCGTGGGAGGCGGAGTTCATCGGATTCGAGAACTACGTCGAGCTGTTCGGCGACGAGAAGTTCCTCACGTCCCTCTTCAACACGGGGTACTTCGTGGTCGTCGGCGTACCGCTGACGATCGGGATCGGGCTGGTCGTCGCCGTCCTGCTGAACAACGGCATCGACCGGGCGCGGACCTTCTTCCGGGTCGGCTTCTACGCCCCGGTGGTCACGACCATCGTCGCGGTCGCGGTCGTCTGGCGGTTCGTGCTCGATCCGAGCGACGGGCTGATCGCCGGCCTCTTCTCCGAAGTGGGCTGGACGGCACCGGACTTCCTCGGCTCGGAGACGCTGGCGATGCCGTCGCTGATCGTCATGGCGGTCTGGCGGAACGTCGGCACGGTGATGGTGCTGTTCATCGCGGGCCTCCAGGCGATCCCCACCGAGGTGCGGGAGGCGGCGAAGCTCGACGGTGCGAGTGTCTGGCACGAGTTCCGGTCCATCACGGTCCCGCTGCTGCGCCCGACGGTCCTCTACGCCACGGTGATCACGACGATCGGCTACCTCAACGTGTTCGAGGAGCCGTTCGTGATGACCCAGGGCGGCCCGTCCGACTCGACCCTGACGGTCTCGCTGAACATGTACCGCGAAGGGTTCAACTTCTTCCACATGGGCTACGCGAGCGCCATGGCGTACGTCCTGTTCGTGGTGATCATGGGCATCACGGTGCTCCAGCTCCGACTGCTGAAGGACAACACGAAATGA
- a CDS encoding carbohydrate ABC transporter permease — protein MSATSSAPAKHLGKGPRGKRSIARPLTYVLLSLGLLVMSAPFLWMGISAFKTQSELSASPPVWIPTEWTLTNFRQLLDKLDLPLYFMNSVIVAVLVTVSNLVFCSMLGYALAKLNFVGRNKIFGLVLGALMVPGNLMLLPLFVLMSKLQLIDSYAGLVLPFAAGAFGVFLMRQFMQSIPDELLEAARMDGASEWYIFWRIVMPLVKPALATLSIFTFLGSWNNFVWPLIATNDPDKYTLPVALATFATDPNKAGGSNGMLMAGAFLIVLPVLVVFIALQRHFTQGIATAGMK, from the coding sequence ATGAGCGCCACCAGCAGCGCCCCTGCCAAGCACCTGGGCAAGGGGCCGCGCGGAAAGCGGAGCATCGCCCGCCCCTTGACCTACGTCCTGCTCTCGCTCGGCCTGCTGGTCATGTCGGCACCCTTCCTCTGGATGGGGATCTCCGCCTTCAAGACCCAGAGCGAGCTGTCGGCGAGCCCGCCGGTGTGGATCCCCACCGAGTGGACGCTGACGAACTTCCGGCAGCTGCTCGACAAGCTGGACCTGCCGCTGTACTTCATGAACTCGGTGATCGTGGCGGTCCTGGTGACCGTCTCGAACCTGGTCTTCTGCTCGATGCTCGGCTACGCCCTGGCGAAGCTGAACTTCGTCGGCCGCAACAAGATCTTCGGCCTGGTGCTCGGTGCGCTGATGGTGCCCGGCAACCTGATGCTGCTGCCGCTGTTCGTGCTGATGAGCAAGTTGCAGCTGATCGACAGCTACGCGGGTCTGGTGCTGCCGTTCGCCGCCGGGGCCTTCGGGGTCTTCCTGATGCGCCAGTTCATGCAGTCGATCCCGGACGAGCTGCTGGAGGCGGCCCGGATGGACGGCGCGAGCGAGTGGTACATCTTCTGGCGGATCGTGATGCCGCTGGTCAAACCCGCGCTCGCGACGCTGTCGATCTTCACGTTCCTGGGTTCCTGGAACAACTTCGTCTGGCCGCTGATCGCGACCAACGACCCCGACAAGTACACCCTTCCGGTCGCCCTGGCGACCTTCGCCACCGACCCCAACAAGGCGGGCGGCTCCAACGGGATGCTGATGGCCGGGGCCTTCCTGATCGTGCTGCCGGTGCTGGTCGTGTTCATCGCGCTGCAACGGCACTTCACGCAGGGCATCGCCACGGCGGGCATGAAGTAG
- a CDS encoding glycoside hydrolase family 1 protein, with the protein MTNTPAPNQPTTASVPFPEGFLWGASTAAHQIEGNNTDCDWWVKEHAAGTHIAEPSLDACDSYHRWPEDMDLLASLGFTDYRFSIEWARIEPVEGRFSRAQLAHYRRMVEGAIERGLRPMVTLHHFTVPQWFEARGGWTAEGAVELFARYVAACAPVISEGVSHVCTINEPNMIAVMAGQARRGDNSFPPAGLPTPDDETTAAVIAAHHAAVKEVRALDAGIQVGWTIANQVYQALPGAEDVTAAYRHPREDVFIEAARGDDWIGVQSYTRTRIGPDGPIPAADDVERTLTTWEYYPGAVGEALRHTAEVVGDVPLIVTENGIATADDSRRVDYYTGALNEVASALEDGLDIRGYLAWSALDNYEWGTYRATFGLIAIDWETFERTPRDSAKWLGSLGRTRELPRTAA; encoded by the coding sequence ATGACGAACACCCCTGCCCCGAACCAGCCGACGACCGCTTCCGTACCGTTCCCCGAGGGCTTCCTCTGGGGCGCGTCCACGGCCGCCCATCAGATCGAGGGCAACAACACCGACTGCGACTGGTGGGTCAAGGAGCACGCCGCCGGCACCCACATCGCGGAGCCGAGCCTGGACGCCTGCGACAGCTACCACCGCTGGCCCGAGGACATGGACCTGCTGGCCTCGCTCGGCTTCACCGACTACCGGTTCTCCATCGAGTGGGCCCGCATCGAGCCGGTCGAGGGCCGCTTCTCGCGTGCCCAGCTCGCCCACTACCGGCGGATGGTGGAGGGCGCGATCGAGCGCGGCCTGCGCCCGATGGTGACCCTGCACCACTTCACGGTCCCGCAGTGGTTCGAGGCGCGCGGCGGCTGGACGGCGGAGGGGGCGGTGGAGCTGTTCGCCCGGTACGTGGCGGCGTGCGCCCCGGTGATCTCCGAGGGCGTCTCCCACGTCTGCACGATCAACGAGCCGAACATGATCGCCGTGATGGCGGGCCAGGCCAGGCGCGGCGACAACAGCTTCCCGCCCGCCGGCCTGCCCACCCCCGACGACGAGACGACCGCGGCCGTCATCGCCGCCCACCACGCGGCGGTGAAGGAGGTCCGGGCCCTGGACGCGGGCATCCAGGTCGGCTGGACCATCGCCAACCAGGTCTACCAGGCCCTTCCCGGCGCGGAGGACGTCACCGCCGCCTACCGCCATCCGCGCGAGGACGTCTTCATCGAGGCGGCGCGCGGCGACGACTGGATCGGGGTGCAGTCCTACACCCGTACGCGGATCGGCCCCGACGGACCGATCCCGGCGGCCGACGACGTCGAGCGGACGCTGACGACGTGGGAGTACTACCCGGGCGCGGTCGGCGAGGCGCTGCGCCACACGGCCGAGGTGGTCGGGGACGTGCCGCTGATCGTCACGGAGAACGGCATCGCGACCGCCGACGACAGCCGCCGCGTCGACTACTACACGGGCGCTCTGAACGAGGTCGCCTCGGCGCTGGAGGACGGCCTCGACATCCGGGGGTACCTGGCGTGGAGCGCGCTCGACAACTACGAGTGGGGCACCTACAGGGCCACGTTCGGCCTGATCGCGATCGACTGGGAGACCTTCGAGCGCACCCCGCGCGACTCGGCGAAGTGGCTGGGCTCGCTGGGCCGCACCCGCGAACTCCCGCGCACGGCAGCGTAA